From the genome of Methanosphaera cuniculi, one region includes:
- a CDS encoding ADP-ribosylglycohydrolase family protein — protein MPINKNQVYGSILGGIVGDALGVPYEFLSRSEIAENPISKMIGYGTYNQPPGTWSDDTSMTLALIDSIIENDEINYTDMMDKFSEWLYEAKYTPHNETFDVGRTTRYTIDQYRKGTEALKCGLDDDHSNGNGSLMRLIPVCLYLYANDYSIEDACEIIKNVSSLTHAHPVSYTSCNIYNILVYEILDNPEMEFKEILTNAKNKAKDKYKGSVSRRFNRLFSDNFFNISLDELESTGFVLNALEIAFYCCYHTDNYKDAILMAANLGEDTDTNAKITGDVAGLYYGDDYIPDEYLKTLIKREYLEDMIDQFIKTLKI, from the coding sequence ATGCCAATTAATAAAAATCAAGTTTATGGATCAATACTAGGAGGAATAGTAGGTGATGCACTAGGTGTTCCATATGAATTTCTATCACGTAGTGAAATAGCAGAAAATCCTATATCTAAGATGATAGGATATGGAACCTATAACCAGCCACCAGGTACATGGTCTGATGATACATCAATGACACTTGCATTAATTGATAGTATAATAGAAAATGATGAAATTAACTATACAGATATGATGGATAAATTCAGTGAATGGTTATATGAGGCAAAATATACGCCACATAATGAAACATTTGATGTTGGACGTACAACACGATATACAATTGATCAATATAGAAAAGGTACAGAAGCACTTAAGTGTGGATTAGATGATGATCATAGTAATGGTAATGGATCATTAATGAGATTAATACCAGTATGTCTTTATTTATATGCAAATGACTATAGTATAGAAGATGCTTGTGAAATTATTAAAAATGTATCATCCCTTACACATGCACACCCTGTAAGTTATACATCTTGTAATATTTATAATATTTTAGTATATGAAATACTTGATAATCCTGAAATGGAATTTAAAGAAATACTAACAAATGCAAAAAATAAGGCAAAAGATAAGTATAAAGGATCTGTAAGTCGTAGGTTTAATAGACTATTTTCAGATAACTTCTTTAACATTTCATTAGATGAACTTGAAAGTACAGGCTTTGTATTAAATGCACTTGAAATTGCATTTTACTGTTGTTATCATACAGATAATTATAAAGATGCAATACTAATGGCAGCAAATCTTGGTGAAGATACAGATACAAATGCAAAAATAACAGGAGATGTAGCAGGACTATATTATGGTGATGACTATATACCTGATGAATATCTTAAAACACTAATAAAGCGTGAATACCTAGAAGACATGATAGACCAATTCATAAAAACACTTAAAATATAA
- the tgtA gene encoding tRNA guanosine(15) transglycosylase TgtA, producing the protein MDFEIKYKDAMGRIGKFTTPHGTVTTPALMPVVHPGKQTLDVKKLGAEIVITNSYIIYKNEELKEKALKDGVHPLIDFPHTIETDSGSFQLSVYGDIDITNEEVIKFQEAIKTDIGTSLDIPTAPYVKRSKAEEDLAITIERAKQAAEVNEELILNSVVQGSTFPDLRLKCAEEISKFDADIYPIGAVVPLMEMYRYADLVDVVMYSIRGLPEDKPRHLMGAGHPMVFALAVAMGCDLFDSAAYILYANKDRFMMPDGTLRLEDLIEMPCSCRVCCEYTPDDLRKMPQDERAKLIAEHNLHISFAEIRRIRQAIVDGELMKLVELRCRAHPFLLDGLRRLKEYQKDMMKLNPSSKKNAFFYTGEETLNRPEVLKHQKQLENIQPTSNSLVILPHTRKPYTKYLNKEYIKKYTPEIVSYYTNSCNLDFSDADVVVADIPFGIIPLGVDEFYPLAQNESPAIHDEDAKQFMKKAICDYTNKYDNILIHKKIVDKYDLDLTDEYTIVDAPITLPDAKISDFDRLKMIADYQFGTNAGNVLFGDDPDKIKIEKSRKTGKIRHVFEDKQNIVNMRANDGFLILSDLGAKRLHEAFDAPHMRVVVAEDAEEYARKGKSVFNKFVLDVDEPIRHNDEVLIVNGDDELLAFGKSLLSSYEIKDFNSGQAIKTRKWKNQ; encoded by the coding sequence TTGGATTTTGAAATAAAATATAAAGATGCAATGGGACGAATAGGAAAATTCACAACACCACATGGAACTGTTACAACACCAGCACTAATGCCTGTAGTACATCCTGGAAAACAAACACTAGATGTTAAAAAACTAGGTGCTGAAATTGTAATTACAAACTCATATATAATCTATAAAAATGAGGAACTTAAAGAAAAAGCATTAAAAGATGGAGTACACCCACTTATCGACTTTCCACATACAATAGAAACAGACTCAGGATCATTTCAACTATCAGTATATGGAGATATTGACATAACAAATGAGGAAGTAATTAAGTTTCAAGAAGCAATAAAAACAGACATTGGAACATCACTTGATATTCCAACAGCACCATATGTAAAACGATCAAAAGCAGAAGAAGATCTGGCAATTACAATAGAACGTGCAAAACAAGCAGCAGAAGTAAATGAAGAACTTATCTTAAATAGTGTAGTTCAAGGATCAACATTCCCAGATTTAAGATTAAAATGTGCTGAGGAAATATCAAAATTTGATGCAGATATTTATCCAATAGGTGCTGTTGTACCTCTTATGGAAATGTATAGATATGCAGATTTAGTTGATGTTGTAATGTATTCAATACGAGGATTACCAGAAGATAAACCACGCCACCTTATGGGTGCAGGACATCCAATGGTATTTGCACTAGCAGTTGCAATGGGATGTGACCTATTTGATAGTGCAGCATACATACTATATGCAAATAAAGATAGATTCATGATGCCAGATGGAACATTAAGACTTGAAGATCTTATTGAAATGCCATGTAGTTGTAGAGTATGTTGTGAATACACACCAGATGATTTACGTAAAATGCCACAAGATGAACGGGCAAAACTAATAGCAGAACATAATTTACACATAAGTTTTGCTGAAATTAGACGTATACGTCAAGCAATTGTAGATGGAGAACTAATGAAACTTGTTGAACTACGTTGTCGTGCACACCCATTCTTACTTGATGGATTAAGAAGACTTAAAGAATACCAAAAAGATATGATGAAACTTAATCCAAGTAGTAAAAAGAATGCATTCTTCTATACAGGTGAAGAAACACTAAATCGTCCTGAAGTTCTAAAACACCAAAAACAACTAGAAAACATACAACCAACAAGCAATAGTCTTGTTATACTACCACATACAAGAAAACCATACACTAAATATCTTAACAAAGAATACATAAAAAAATACACACCTGAAATAGTATCATATTATACTAACTCATGTAACTTAGACTTCTCTGATGCTGATGTTGTAGTAGCAGATATACCATTTGGAATAATACCTCTTGGTGTTGATGAATTCTATCCTCTAGCACAAAATGAATCACCAGCAATACATGATGAAGATGCAAAACAATTTATGAAAAAAGCAATATGTGATTATACAAATAAGTATGATAATATATTAATTCATAAAAAAATTGTAGATAAATATGACCTAGATTTAACTGATGAATATACTATTGTTGATGCTCCAATAACTCTACCTGATGCTAAAATATCAGACTTTGATCGTCTTAAAATGATAGCAGACTACCAGTTTGGTACAAATGCAGGTAATGTTCTTTTTGGTGATGATCCTGATAAAATTAAGATTGAAAAAAGTCGAAAAACAGGTAAAATACGACATGTCTTTGAAGATAAACAAAACATTGTAAATATGCGTGCAAATGATGGATTTTTAATCTTATCTGATCTTGGAGCAAAACGGTTACATGAAGCATTTGATGCACCACACATGCGTGTTGTAGTAGCAGAAGATGCAGAAGAATATGCACGTAAAGGAAAATCAGTATTTAATAAATTTGTATTAGATGTTGATGAACCAATCAGACATAATGATGAAGTACTAATAGTAAATGGTGATGATGAACTACTAGCATTTGGAAAATCATTACTTTCAAGCTATGAAATTAAGGATTTTAACTCCGGACAAGCAATAAAAACACGAAAATGGAAAAATCAATAA
- the pyrI gene encoding aspartate carbamoyltransferase regulatory subunit, with amino-acid sequence MATELKVKPIKNGTVIDHIKQNRALNILSMLNLPDSETSIMVAINVESPDMQHKDIIKIEGRELSQEEVDKLVLLAPKATLNIIRDYEIVRKSQLQLNDEITGVVECSNPNCITNTNEPIENKFKVVSKEPLLLKCHFCERDMDYEDIESQF; translated from the coding sequence ATGGCAACAGAACTAAAAGTAAAACCAATAAAAAATGGAACTGTAATAGATCATATAAAACAAAATCGTGCATTAAACATATTAAGCATGCTAAATCTACCAGATTCTGAAACATCAATTATGGTTGCAATAAATGTGGAATCACCAGACATGCAACATAAAGATATAATTAAAATTGAAGGACGAGAATTATCACAAGAAGAAGTAGATAAACTCGTACTACTAGCACCTAAAGCAACACTTAACATAATACGAGACTATGAAATTGTAAGAAAATCACAACTACAATTAAATGATGAAATAACAGGTGTAGTAGAATGCAGTAACCCTAATTGTATAACAAATACAAATGAACCAATAGAAAACAAATTCAAAGTAGTAAGCAAAGAACCATTACTACTTAAATGTCACTTCTGTGAACGTGATATGGACTATGAAGATATAGAATCACAATTCTAA
- a CDS encoding secondary thiamine-phosphate synthase enzyme YjbQ — MKILNKKIHITTNNKTQMINITGEIQQIIDNENINEGLINIQTKHTTTAIIINEDEEGLKDDFIKFINDIIPESEYKHDRIDNNAKSHLQSMILNSNQTIPLINGELNLGRWQSIFFIELDGSRMNRVVEITILTKD; from the coding sequence ATGAAGATCTTAAATAAAAAAATACACATAACAACAAACAATAAAACACAAATGATAAACATAACAGGTGAAATACAACAGATAATAGACAACGAAAACATAAATGAAGGACTAATAAACATACAAACCAAACATACAACCACAGCAATCATAATAAACGAAGATGAAGAAGGACTAAAAGATGACTTCATCAAATTCATAAACGATATAATACCAGAAAGTGAATATAAACATGATCGTATCGATAATAATGCAAAAAGCCACCTTCAAAGTATGATACTAAATTCAAACCAAACCATACCCCTAATAAATGGAGAATTAAACCTTGGACGATGGCAGAGCATATTCTTCATAGAACTAGATGGATCTAGAATGAATCGTGTAGTTGAAATAACAATACTAACAAAAGATTAA
- the uvrC gene encoding excinuclease ABC subunit UvrC: MSMQITDPKELPNNPGVYIMHDKDDEIIYVGKAKNLKKRVQSYFKDEDKLDHPKTRVLMRHFNYLEYIITDTEKEALILEASLIKKHRPQYNIRLKDGKQYPFIKITNEEYPRIFLTRNIINDNASYYGPYPNAHKAREFIDFINKNFKIRTCKSMNGPCLNYQIKQCSAPCINNITYDEYQKNIKHVKQLLSGKYKTIIKNMQQEMKRDAKNMNFEKAAILRDQIDTIKVTLEKQHIQLTENVDEDIIAIEHNNHEASVTILSVRGGKTSRKDDLTLQHIEDMTDQEIITEFIKQYYITAPIPDVIIVEQKIQDQEVINEWLNQKHEKRVKIRIAEDEHYNKLINIAKKNAKITLTENTKKEDNPLVTLQGYLGLKKLPYHIEAFDISNISGEYAVASMVVFEDGKPKKNMYRKFKMQTPGPNDFAMMKEVLTRRYSYLSPNTPKGQNYMNDPDNSFYIKPDLVLIDGGKGQLSMAVEVFKELKIKDVPLIGLAKKFEEIYIPGRSNPIILPRRSSALRLLQYVRDESHRFAITFHRTLRKNAFTKSELDEIPGVGLKRKQALMLHFKNIDNIKKASVDEIASVKNIPEKVAHTIYEYMHES; the protein is encoded by the coding sequence ATGTCAATGCAAATAACAGATCCTAAAGAACTACCAAATAACCCGGGCGTTTATATAATGCATGATAAAGATGATGAGATAATCTATGTGGGAAAAGCAAAGAATCTTAAAAAAAGAGTACAAAGCTACTTTAAAGATGAAGATAAACTAGATCATCCAAAAACTCGTGTATTAATGAGACATTTTAACTACCTTGAATACATAATAACAGACACAGAAAAAGAAGCATTAATTCTTGAAGCAAGTCTGATAAAAAAACACAGACCACAATATAATATACGTCTAAAAGATGGAAAACAATACCCATTTATTAAAATAACAAATGAAGAATATCCAAGAATCTTTCTAACACGAAACATAATAAATGATAATGCCTCATATTATGGACCATATCCTAATGCACATAAGGCACGAGAATTCATAGACTTCATCAACAAAAACTTCAAAATACGAACATGTAAAAGCATGAATGGACCATGCTTAAATTATCAGATAAAACAATGCAGTGCACCATGTATCAACAATATAACATATGATGAATATCAAAAAAACATAAAACATGTAAAACAATTACTAAGTGGAAAATATAAGACAATAATTAAAAACATGCAACAAGAAATGAAACGTGATGCTAAAAATATGAACTTTGAAAAAGCAGCAATACTACGAGATCAGATAGATACAATCAAAGTAACACTTGAAAAACAACACATACAGTTAACAGAAAATGTAGATGAAGATATAATAGCAATAGAACATAACAACCACGAAGCAAGTGTAACAATACTATCAGTACGTGGAGGAAAAACAAGCCGTAAAGATGATTTAACCTTACAACACATCGAAGATATGACAGATCAGGAGATAATAACAGAATTTATAAAACAATACTACATTACAGCACCAATACCTGATGTTATAATTGTTGAACAAAAAATACAAGATCAAGAAGTAATAAACGAATGGCTAAATCAAAAACATGAAAAACGTGTGAAAATACGAATAGCAGAAGATGAACACTACAATAAACTCATAAATATAGCTAAGAAAAATGCTAAAATAACACTTACAGAAAATACAAAAAAAGAAGATAATCCACTTGTTACACTCCAAGGATATCTTGGTCTTAAAAAACTACCTTATCATATTGAAGCATTTGATATATCTAACATATCAGGTGAATATGCAGTAGCATCCATGGTAGTATTTGAAGATGGAAAACCTAAAAAGAATATGTATCGTAAATTTAAGATGCAAACACCAGGACCTAATGATTTTGCAATGATGAAAGAAGTACTAACTAGACGTTATTCATATCTTTCTCCAAATACACCTAAAGGACAAAATTATATGAATGATCCTGATAATTCTTTCTATATAAAACCAGATCTTGTACTTATTGATGGTGGTAAAGGACAATTATCAATGGCAGTAGAAGTATTTAAAGAACTTAAAATAAAAGATGTTCCACTCATAGGACTTGCTAAGAAATTTGAGGAAATCTACATACCAGGACGTAGTAATCCAATTATACTTCCAAGACGTTCATCTGCTTTAAGATTACTTCAGTATGTACGTGATGAATCACATCGTTTTGCAATAACATTTCATCGTACACTACGTAAAAATGCATTTACAAAATCTGAACTTGATGAAATTCCTGGTGTTGGATTAAAACGAAAACAAGCTCTTATGCTTCATTTTAAAAATATTGATAATATAAAAAAAGCATCAGTTGATGAAATTGCAAGTGTTAAAAATATTCCAGAAAAAGTAGCACATACAATATATGAATATATGCATGAAAGTTAA
- a CDS encoding epoxyqueuosine reductase: MNIMEYVQQLSDVCGVADLYHDRDELIKTYGDDICKYQYAIVIGHKMNEDIIEKIPLSYQDDEIAKEYLDEYYNSHQRAKKIAIKIADKIKQQNHNAIILDVAGDTDELNLKIPFSNKASAHIAGVGWIGKNNLLTTCEFGPRLTWVTILTDTPLADYVKNEMKSQCGDCQLCVNACPGDAIKNLDDPKLSYDPVKCGDYIMSRRDEGHPVACGMCLYICPYGNKKSAKILENKKKNLK; the protein is encoded by the coding sequence ATGAACATAATGGAATATGTACAACAACTCTCAGATGTATGTGGAGTAGCAGACTTATACCATGATCGTGATGAGCTAATAAAAACATATGGAGATGACATCTGCAAATACCAATATGCAATAGTAATAGGACATAAAATGAATGAAGATATCATCGAAAAAATACCACTAAGTTATCAGGATGATGAAATAGCAAAAGAATATCTGGATGAATACTATAATTCACACCAAAGAGCTAAAAAAATAGCAATAAAAATAGCAGATAAAATAAAACAACAAAACCATAATGCAATAATACTAGATGTAGCAGGAGATACTGATGAGTTAAATCTTAAAATACCATTTAGTAACAAGGCAAGTGCACATATAGCAGGTGTTGGGTGGATTGGAAAAAACAATCTACTTACAACATGTGAATTTGGGCCACGCCTTACATGGGTAACAATACTAACAGATACACCTCTAGCAGATTATGTGAAAAATGAGATGAAATCTCAGTGTGGTGATTGTCAATTATGTGTAAATGCATGTCCAGGTGATGCTATAAAAAATCTTGATGATCCAAAATTATCATATGATCCTGTTAAATGTGGAGATTATATAATGTCACGTCGTGATGAAGGACATCCTGTAGCATGTGGAATGTGTCTATATATTTGTCCTTATGGAAATAAGAAAAGTGCAAAAATACTTGAAAATAAGAAAAAAAACTTAAAATGA
- a CDS encoding flavodoxin family protein, which translates to MKTVCVIASPRKKGNCKQITDMIINKINQDHENTTEIHFIDDMNIKPCQACMGCRNPENPQPCIIDDDFRKIMDQFTNEDADLLIFAAPNYFGEINAQGHIFMDRFYSMTQKTSNYLKNHPKCIIVFTYGASDGYYDEYINSRSRLFESIGFDVCGVISAGRGKPTSSIDENLILKIEDVVNKI; encoded by the coding sequence ATGAAAACAGTATGTGTAATAGCAAGTCCAAGAAAAAAGGGAAATTGTAAACAAATTACAGATATGATAATAAATAAAATAAATCAAGATCATGAAAATACAACAGAAATACATTTCATAGATGATATGAATATTAAACCATGCCAGGCTTGTATGGGATGTCGTAACCCAGAAAATCCACAACCATGTATTATAGATGATGATTTTAGGAAAATTATGGATCAATTTACAAATGAGGATGCAGATTTACTCATTTTTGCTGCACCTAATTATTTTGGTGAAATTAATGCACAAGGTCATATTTTTATGGATAGATTCTATTCAATGACTCAAAAAACATCAAATTATCTTAAAAATCATCCAAAATGTATTATTGTTTTCACATATGGAGCATCTGATGGATATTATGATGAATATATTAATTCACGTTCACGTCTTTTTGAATCAATAGGATTTGATGTATGTGGTGTAATTTCAGCTGGTCGTGGAAAACCTACATCAAGTATTGATGAAAATCTTATACTTAAAATTGAGGATGTTGTTAATAAAATTTAG